A single genomic interval of Hemibagrus wyckioides isolate EC202008001 linkage group LG13, SWU_Hwy_1.0, whole genome shotgun sequence harbors:
- the ppp1r3cb gene encoding protein phosphatase 1 regulatory subunit 3C-B isoform X2 — protein sequence MNCTRVLHILNPRPMPSPIMPVDVAMRICLAHSPPLRSFLGSYENCKSRNLAKPFKPLRSCISSKTKVEATNRGWKSPKGKGKKRVVFADSKGMSLTAIHVFKEFEEDSLLPPDLQFEMSDLEEAIVGLKVEKEKSFVLDFPQPAADYLDFRNRLKKNLVCLENCVIQDRSLMGTIKVSNISFEKAVHVRITFDSWKSHKDVPCVYMNNVYGCADTDTFSFTVALPSSVPHEDLVEFCISYNANDETHWDNNDGKNYRLAPADNDSNQTKHVTQKTAYETRSTNKRPEMEFDQFGSPRTSSGFFPEWQSWGRIENNSPYW from the exons ATGAACTGCACCAG agTTTTGCACATCTTGAACCCAAGACCAATGCCATCTCCAATCATGCCTGTGGATGTGGCCATGAGAATCTGTCTGGCACACTCTCCACCTCTTCGCAGCTTCCTTGGTTCCTATGAAAACTGTAAGTCCAGAAACTTGGCCAAACCCTTCAAGCCACTGAGATCATGCATCAGCTCCAAGACCAAGGTGGAGGCCACTAACCGAGGATGGAAAAGCCCTAAAGGCAAAGGCAAGAAAAGAGTGGTTTTTGCAGACTCCAAAGGCATGTCGCTAACCGCGATCCATGTGTTCAAGGAGTTCGAGGAAGACTCCCTGTTACCTCCAGACTTGCAGTTTGAGATGTCAGACTTGGAGGAAGCAATTGTGGGCCTgaaggtggagaaggagaagagttTTGTTTTGGACTTCCCCCAGCCTGCTGCAGACTATCTGGACTTTCGGAACCGTCTCAAGAAGAACCTGGTGTGTTTGGAGAACTGTGTAATCCAGGACAGATCCCTCATGGGCACGATAAAAGTTAGCAACATCAGCTTTGAGAAGGCTGTTCATGTCCGGATAACGTTTGATTCATGGAAAAGCCACAAGGATGTTCCTTGCGTGTATATGAACAACGTTTATGGGTGCGCAGACACTGACACTTTTTCCTTCACCGTTGCTCTGCCGAGTTCTGTGCCACATGAGGATCTGGTGGAGTTCTGCATCTCCTACAACGCTAATGACGAGACCCACTGGGATAATAACGATGGGAAGAACTACAGGTTGGCACCTGCAGATAATGACAGCAACCAGACCAAACATGTCACTCAGAAAACAGCGTATGAGACCAGAAGCACTAACAAAAGGCCTGAGATGGAGTTTGATCAGTTTGGGAGCCCAAGGACCTCTAGTGGTTTCTTTCCAGAGTGGCAGAGTTGGGGGAGAATCGAAAACAACTCCCCCTACTGGTGA
- the ppp1r3cb gene encoding protein phosphatase 1 regulatory subunit 3C-B isoform X3 yields MPSPIMPVDVAMRICLAHSPPLRSFLGSYENCKSRNLAKPFKPLRSCISSKTKVEATNRGWKSPKGKGKKRVVFADSKGMSLTAIHVFKEFEEDSLLPPDLQFEMSDLEEAIVGLKVEKEKSFVLDFPQPAADYLDFRNRLKKNLVCLENCVIQDRSLMGTIKVSNISFEKAVHVRITFDSWKSHKDVPCVYMNNVYGCADTDTFSFTVALPSSVPHEDLVEFCISYNANDETHWDNNDGKNYRLAPADNDSNQTKHVTQKTAYETRSTNKRPEMEFDQFGSPRTSSGFFPEWQSWGRIENNSPYW; encoded by the coding sequence ATGCCATCTCCAATCATGCCTGTGGATGTGGCCATGAGAATCTGTCTGGCACACTCTCCACCTCTTCGCAGCTTCCTTGGTTCCTATGAAAACTGTAAGTCCAGAAACTTGGCCAAACCCTTCAAGCCACTGAGATCATGCATCAGCTCCAAGACCAAGGTGGAGGCCACTAACCGAGGATGGAAAAGCCCTAAAGGCAAAGGCAAGAAAAGAGTGGTTTTTGCAGACTCCAAAGGCATGTCGCTAACCGCGATCCATGTGTTCAAGGAGTTCGAGGAAGACTCCCTGTTACCTCCAGACTTGCAGTTTGAGATGTCAGACTTGGAGGAAGCAATTGTGGGCCTgaaggtggagaaggagaagagttTTGTTTTGGACTTCCCCCAGCCTGCTGCAGACTATCTGGACTTTCGGAACCGTCTCAAGAAGAACCTGGTGTGTTTGGAGAACTGTGTAATCCAGGACAGATCCCTCATGGGCACGATAAAAGTTAGCAACATCAGCTTTGAGAAGGCTGTTCATGTCCGGATAACGTTTGATTCATGGAAAAGCCACAAGGATGTTCCTTGCGTGTATATGAACAACGTTTATGGGTGCGCAGACACTGACACTTTTTCCTTCACCGTTGCTCTGCCGAGTTCTGTGCCACATGAGGATCTGGTGGAGTTCTGCATCTCCTACAACGCTAATGACGAGACCCACTGGGATAATAACGATGGGAAGAACTACAGGTTGGCACCTGCAGATAATGACAGCAACCAGACCAAACATGTCACTCAGAAAACAGCGTATGAGACCAGAAGCACTAACAAAAGGCCTGAGATGGAGTTTGATCAGTTTGGGAGCCCAAGGACCTCTAGTGGTTTCTTTCCAGAGTGGCAGAGTTGGGGGAGAATCGAAAACAACTCCCCCTACTGGTGA
- the ppp1r3cb gene encoding protein phosphatase 1 regulatory subunit 3C-B isoform X1 gives MQSQIKSFTNSQRRVLHILNPRPMPSPIMPVDVAMRICLAHSPPLRSFLGSYENCKSRNLAKPFKPLRSCISSKTKVEATNRGWKSPKGKGKKRVVFADSKGMSLTAIHVFKEFEEDSLLPPDLQFEMSDLEEAIVGLKVEKEKSFVLDFPQPAADYLDFRNRLKKNLVCLENCVIQDRSLMGTIKVSNISFEKAVHVRITFDSWKSHKDVPCVYMNNVYGCADTDTFSFTVALPSSVPHEDLVEFCISYNANDETHWDNNDGKNYRLAPADNDSNQTKHVTQKTAYETRSTNKRPEMEFDQFGSPRTSSGFFPEWQSWGRIENNSPYW, from the exons ATGCAAAGTCAGATAAAGTCATTCACGAACAGCCAGAGGAG agTTTTGCACATCTTGAACCCAAGACCAATGCCATCTCCAATCATGCCTGTGGATGTGGCCATGAGAATCTGTCTGGCACACTCTCCACCTCTTCGCAGCTTCCTTGGTTCCTATGAAAACTGTAAGTCCAGAAACTTGGCCAAACCCTTCAAGCCACTGAGATCATGCATCAGCTCCAAGACCAAGGTGGAGGCCACTAACCGAGGATGGAAAAGCCCTAAAGGCAAAGGCAAGAAAAGAGTGGTTTTTGCAGACTCCAAAGGCATGTCGCTAACCGCGATCCATGTGTTCAAGGAGTTCGAGGAAGACTCCCTGTTACCTCCAGACTTGCAGTTTGAGATGTCAGACTTGGAGGAAGCAATTGTGGGCCTgaaggtggagaaggagaagagttTTGTTTTGGACTTCCCCCAGCCTGCTGCAGACTATCTGGACTTTCGGAACCGTCTCAAGAAGAACCTGGTGTGTTTGGAGAACTGTGTAATCCAGGACAGATCCCTCATGGGCACGATAAAAGTTAGCAACATCAGCTTTGAGAAGGCTGTTCATGTCCGGATAACGTTTGATTCATGGAAAAGCCACAAGGATGTTCCTTGCGTGTATATGAACAACGTTTATGGGTGCGCAGACACTGACACTTTTTCCTTCACCGTTGCTCTGCCGAGTTCTGTGCCACATGAGGATCTGGTGGAGTTCTGCATCTCCTACAACGCTAATGACGAGACCCACTGGGATAATAACGATGGGAAGAACTACAGGTTGGCACCTGCAGATAATGACAGCAACCAGACCAAACATGTCACTCAGAAAACAGCGTATGAGACCAGAAGCACTAACAAAAGGCCTGAGATGGAGTTTGATCAGTTTGGGAGCCCAAGGACCTCTAGTGGTTTCTTTCCAGAGTGGCAGAGTTGGGGGAGAATCGAAAACAACTCCCCCTACTGGTGA